From one Ctenopharyngodon idella isolate HZGC_01 chromosome 15, HZGC01, whole genome shotgun sequence genomic stretch:
- the il15l gene encoding interleukin 15, like isoform X2, with protein MTNLVLTRSWIFDMRTDLLHYSTCFTSLFLYVLITLTRQIKCQSMCSRESVEMVQRIADELRKVDNDCLLYTPTVEDYENCSRSTIKCFALELKVLFVEIQSVARLSEQLLRILKKLKYKLQDKMKSCPDCELYPGEKAKTFVETLQNILQRINAEKTCPPRKVQRHLENFMQKTLRT; from the exons ATGACAAATCTGGTACTGACGAGGAGCTGGATATTTGATATGAGGACAGATTTACTCCACTATTCCACGTGCTTCACTTCATTATTTCTGTATGTGTTGATCACATTGACCAGACAGATCAAGTGTCAATCAATGTGCAGCAGAGAGAGTGTGGAAATGGTGCAACGGATTGCAGATGAACTGAGAAAAGTG GACAATGATTGCTTGCTGTACACACCAACTGTGGAAGATTATGAG AACTGCTCCAGGTCCACCATTAAATGTTTTGCATTGGAACTGaaagttttgtttgttgaaaTCCAGAGTGTGGCCAGGTTGTCTGAGCAACTACTAAGGATTCTCAAGAAGCTGAAATATAAG TTACAGGACAAAATGAAGTCATGTCCAGACTGTGAGCTCTACCCAGGCGAAAAAGCTAAgacttttgtggaaaccttacaaaacattttacaacgGATAAACGCTGAAAAAACTTGTCCTCCGAGGAAAGTCCAGAGACATTTAGAGAACTTTATGCAAAAAACATTAAGAACATGA
- the il15l gene encoding interleukin 15, like isoform X1: MTNLVLTRSWIFDMRTDLLHYSTCFTSLFLYVLITLTRQIKCQSMCSRESVEMVQRIADELRKVDNDCLLYTPTVEDYEQNCSRSTIKCFALELKVLFVEIQSVARLSEQLLRILKKLKYKLQDKMKSCPDCELYPGEKAKTFVETLQNILQRINAEKTCPPRKVQRHLENFMQKTLRT, translated from the exons ATGACAAATCTGGTACTGACGAGGAGCTGGATATTTGATATGAGGACAGATTTACTCCACTATTCCACGTGCTTCACTTCATTATTTCTGTATGTGTTGATCACATTGACCAGACAGATCAAGTGTCAATCAATGTGCAGCAGAGAGAGTGTGGAAATGGTGCAACGGATTGCAGATGAACTGAGAAAAGTG GACAATGATTGCTTGCTGTACACACCAACTGTGGAAGATTATGAG CAGAACTGCTCCAGGTCCACCATTAAATGTTTTGCATTGGAACTGaaagttttgtttgttgaaaTCCAGAGTGTGGCCAGGTTGTCTGAGCAACTACTAAGGATTCTCAAGAAGCTGAAATATAAG TTACAGGACAAAATGAAGTCATGTCCAGACTGTGAGCTCTACCCAGGCGAAAAAGCTAAgacttttgtggaaaccttacaaaacattttacaacgGATAAACGCTGAAAAAACTTGTCCTCCGAGGAAAGTCCAGAGACATTTAGAGAACTTTATGCAAAAAACATTAAGAACATGA
- the il15l gene encoding interleukin 15, like isoform X4, whose protein sequence is MTNLVLTRSWIFDMRTDLLHYSTCFTSLFLYVLITLTRQIKCQSMCSRESVEMVQRIADELRKVDNDCLLYTPTVEDYENCSRSTIKCFALELKVLFVEIQSVARLSEQLLRILKKLKYKDKMKSCPDCELYPGEKAKTFVETLQNILQRINAEKTCPPRKVQRHLENFMQKTLRT, encoded by the exons ATGACAAATCTGGTACTGACGAGGAGCTGGATATTTGATATGAGGACAGATTTACTCCACTATTCCACGTGCTTCACTTCATTATTTCTGTATGTGTTGATCACATTGACCAGACAGATCAAGTGTCAATCAATGTGCAGCAGAGAGAGTGTGGAAATGGTGCAACGGATTGCAGATGAACTGAGAAAAGTG GACAATGATTGCTTGCTGTACACACCAACTGTGGAAGATTATGAG AACTGCTCCAGGTCCACCATTAAATGTTTTGCATTGGAACTGaaagttttgtttgttgaaaTCCAGAGTGTGGCCAGGTTGTCTGAGCAACTACTAAGGATTCTCAAGAAGCTGAAATATAAG GACAAAATGAAGTCATGTCCAGACTGTGAGCTCTACCCAGGCGAAAAAGCTAAgacttttgtggaaaccttacaaaacattttacaacgGATAAACGCTGAAAAAACTTGTCCTCCGAGGAAAGTCCAGAGACATTTAGAGAACTTTATGCAAAAAACATTAAGAACATGA
- the il15l gene encoding interleukin 15, like isoform X3, with the protein MTNLVLTRSWIFDMRTDLLHYSTCFTSLFLYVLITLTRQIKCQSMCSRESVEMVQRIADELRKVDNDCLLYTPTVEDYEQNCSRSTIKCFALELKVLFVEIQSVARLSEQLLRILKKLKYKDKMKSCPDCELYPGEKAKTFVETLQNILQRINAEKTCPPRKVQRHLENFMQKTLRT; encoded by the exons ATGACAAATCTGGTACTGACGAGGAGCTGGATATTTGATATGAGGACAGATTTACTCCACTATTCCACGTGCTTCACTTCATTATTTCTGTATGTGTTGATCACATTGACCAGACAGATCAAGTGTCAATCAATGTGCAGCAGAGAGAGTGTGGAAATGGTGCAACGGATTGCAGATGAACTGAGAAAAGTG GACAATGATTGCTTGCTGTACACACCAACTGTGGAAGATTATGAG CAGAACTGCTCCAGGTCCACCATTAAATGTTTTGCATTGGAACTGaaagttttgtttgttgaaaTCCAGAGTGTGGCCAGGTTGTCTGAGCAACTACTAAGGATTCTCAAGAAGCTGAAATATAAG GACAAAATGAAGTCATGTCCAGACTGTGAGCTCTACCCAGGCGAAAAAGCTAAgacttttgtggaaaccttacaaaacattttacaacgGATAAACGCTGAAAAAACTTGTCCTCCGAGGAAAGTCCAGAGACATTTAGAGAACTTTATGCAAAAAACATTAAGAACATGA